The window TGAACTATCGCCTTATGATCTGAGCAGGGGCAGGATTATATATAGAGCAAAATAGGGGCAGGATTATACATAGAGTAAAATTAGGAGCAGGATTATATATATAGAGTAAAATTAGGAGGTTGTTATGAAGGTGAAACCTTCAGTTAAAAAGAGATGCGACAAATGTAAAATTATCAAGAGAAAAGGGGTGGTCAGAGTAATCTGCGATAATCCTAAGCATAAACAGAGACAAGGGTAAGGAGGTAAAACTTGGCAAGAATCGCTGGTGTTGATATACCGAGAGATAAAAGGATTGAAGTTGCCCTGACTTATATATTTGGTATAGGCAGGCAATTGTCCGGTAGAATACTCTCAGAAGCAGCTATTGATCCGAATAAGAGAACAAACGTGTTAAGCGAAGAGGAAGTTGCAAAAATAAGGGATATAATAGAGAGAGATTATAAGGTTGAGGGTGATTTACGGAAGGAAGTAAGTGTAAATATAAAAAGGCTGATGGATATAGGCTGTTATAGAGGCTTGAGACATAGAAAAGGCTTGCCGGTGAGGGGTCAAAGAACAAGAACAAATTCAAGGACGCGTAAGGGCCCCAGAAAGACGTCTATGAAAAAAAAGAAATGAGGTGAGCGCATGGCCAAGACCAAAAAAAGTACTAAGAAAAAGATTAAAAAGAATATTCCGATAGGAGAAGCATATATCCAATCGAGTTTTAATAATACAATCATAACAATCACAGACCCTCAGGGAAATGTTATTTCATGGTCAAGCGGAGGTGTTGTAGGGTTTAAGGGCTCAAGAAAGAGCACGCCTTTTGCAGCGCAGCTTGCTGCAGAAAATGCTGCAAAAAAGGCAATGGAAAATGGATTGAGAACTGTAGATGTGTTTATAAAGGGGCCTGGTGCCGGGAGAGAAGCTGCCCTGAGAGCGCTGCAGAGTGCAGGATTAAAGATACATCTGATAAGAGATGTTACACCGATACCTCACAACGGTTGCAGACCGCCAAAAAGAAGAAGAGTGTAAGGAGGAAAGCTTTGTCAAGATACGTAGGACCATCGTGCAGGTTATGTAGAAGAGAGGCGAGTAAGTTATTTCTCAAAGGCGAAAGGTGTTATACGGAAAAGTGTGCAATAGAAAAGAGAAATTATCCACCAGGCGCGCACGTTGAATCAAGAAGTAAAACGCTTGAATATGGTATCCGTCTAAGAGAAAAACAAAAATTGAGAAAGATATACGGTCTTGGTGAAAAGCAGTTTAAGAGATTTTTTACAATTGCAGAGAGAAAACCGGGCATAACAGGAACGAATTTTCTTGTACTGCTTGAAAGAAGGCTCGATAACATGGTTTACAGACTTGGATTTGCTACATCGAGGAAAGAAGCGAGACAGATTGTATCACATAACCATATATCCGTTAATGGAAAAAAAGTAAACATCCCTTCTTATTTTGTGAAGGAAGGTGATGAAATAGCCATAAGAAATAAAGATCTCCAGAGTGTAAAAAATGCCCTTGAATCAGTTGTGAGAAGGGGAGTCCCTTCATGGTTGGAATTAGATAAAGATAATGTGAAGGGAATAGTAAGACTGTTACCCGCAAGAGAAGACATTACAATGCCTATTAAGGAACAGCTCATAGTAGAGTACTATTCAAGGTAGTTTTATACCCCCAAAGGAGGGTGCTGCATATGTTTGAAAAAAATTGGCAGGAATTGATTAGGCCAACGAAGATTGAGATAGAAAAAAAAGAGAGTAATTATGTAAAGTTCTCTTCTGAGCCCTTTGAGCGAGGATACGGTGTCACCATTGGAAATTCATTGAGGAGAACACTGCTTTCATCCATTATGGGCGGCGCTATAACGTCGGTATGGATTGATGGTATAGATCATGAA is drawn from Pseudomonadota bacterium and contains these coding sequences:
- the rpmJ gene encoding 50S ribosomal protein L36, with amino-acid sequence MKVKPSVKKRCDKCKIIKRKGVVRVICDNPKHKQRQG
- the rpsM gene encoding 30S ribosomal protein S13, with the protein product MARIAGVDIPRDKRIEVALTYIFGIGRQLSGRILSEAAIDPNKRTNVLSEEEVAKIRDIIERDYKVEGDLRKEVSVNIKRLMDIGCYRGLRHRKGLPVRGQRTRTNSRTRKGPRKTSMKKKK
- the rpsK gene encoding 30S ribosomal protein S11 → MAKTKKSTKKKIKKNIPIGEAYIQSSFNNTIITITDPQGNVISWSSGGVVGFKGSRKSTPFAAQLAAENAAKKAMENGLRTVDVFIKGPGAGREAALRALQSAGLKIHLIRDVTPIPHNGCRPPKRRRV
- the rpsD gene encoding 30S ribosomal protein S4 — encoded protein: MSRYVGPSCRLCRREASKLFLKGERCYTEKCAIEKRNYPPGAHVESRSKTLEYGIRLREKQKLRKIYGLGEKQFKRFFTIAERKPGITGTNFLVLLERRLDNMVYRLGFATSRKEARQIVSHNHISVNGKKVNIPSYFVKEGDEIAIRNKDLQSVKNALESVVRRGVPSWLELDKDNVKGIVRLLPAREDITMPIKEQLIVEYYSR